The Amblyomma americanum isolate KBUSLIRL-KWMA chromosome 5, ASM5285725v1, whole genome shotgun sequence genome window below encodes:
- the LOC144132623 gene encoding actinia tenebrosa protease inhibitors-like translates to MKSLVLLALCCSALAISGAEGAVRHWKTKRPQFPDEEVTAFPLLSVGSTETPFFEARIDVRCLEPKYPGPCYGYFPRYYFNNATKTCEQFIYGGCQGNGNNFETLEECQNACRYVPGVPSKEESFFSEVTDIPPRMAASLYEEEDLPFPRDWDVSARIDVACLEPKYPGPCKGYFPRYYFNVTTKTCEQFIYGGCQANGNNFETLQECQRRCRYVAGPTTQLEGVYHHKKPSEKRPKTVTPLPRREVWATHLPDVEARIDVACLDPKYPGPCLGYFPRYYFNVTTKTCEQFIYGGCQANGNNFETLLECQRRCAYIRAGLYKEESFSPEEPSDVAGDFELVAAPRRDFDLPYISARVDVACREPKYPGPCKGYFPRYYYDNTTKTCKQFIYGGCQGNGNNFGTLEECKNRCWASLSQAQIDIIGTFDPPFWPFKPPQVCTYPKDSGPCLAYMPMWYFNTLTKTCEEFVYGGCGGNENKFRTFADCDNKCKKFLGVIPRA, encoded by the exons ATGAAGTCTCTCGTgctgctggcgctgtgctgcagCGCACTGG CCATCTCCGGAGCCGAAGGTGCGGTCCGTCATTGGAAGACTAAACGTCCACAG TTTCCGGATGAAGAGGTTACTGCCTTTCCTCTGCTGAGTGTGGGGTCGACTGAAACTCCTTTCTTCGAAG CACGCATCGATGTCAGGTGTTTGGAGCCCAAGTACCCTGGTCCATGCTACGGCTACTTCCCTCGCTACTACTTCAACAACGCCACAAAGACCTGCGAGCAGTTCATCTACGGAGGTTGCCAGGGCAACGGCAACAACTTTGAAACTCTCGAAGAGTGTCAGAACGCGTGTCGCT ACGTTCCTGGTGTGCCTTCCAAAGAagagagcttcttcagcgag GTAACTGACATACCGCCAAGGATGGCGGCTTCGCTCTACGAAGAAGAGGATCTGCCTTTTCCCCGCGATTGGGATGTCTCCG CACGCATTGACGTCGCCTGCCTAGAGCCGAAGTACCCCGGCCCTTGCAAAGGCTACTTCCCTCGTTACTACTTCAACGTAACCACGAAGACTTGCGAGCAGTTCATCTATGGTGGTTGCCAGGCCAACGGCAACAACTTCGAAACGCTCCAAGAGTGCCAGAGGAGGTGTCGCT ACGTTGCTGGCCCGACCACCCAACTCGAAGGCGTCTACCACCACAAGAAGCCCTCGGAAAAG CGTCCGAAGACGGTTACTCCCTTGCCCCGACGGGAAGTGTGGGCAACTCACCTTCCTGATGTCGAAG CACGCATCGACGTCGCCTGTCTGGACCCCAAGTACCCTGGTCCTTGCCTTGGCTACTTTCCTCGCTACTACTTCAATGTGACCACGAAGACCTGTGAGCAGTTCATCTACGGAGGTTGCCAGGCGAACGGAAACAACTTTGAAACGCTCCTTGAGTGCCAGAGGAGGTGTGCAT ACATACGTGCAGGGCTCTACAAAGAAGAGTCTTTCAGCCCGGAG GAACCATCAGACGTGGCTGGTGACTTTGAACTGGTTGCCGCGCCACGGCGTGATTTTGACCTTCCCTATATCTCTG CCCGCGTCGACGTCGCCTGTCGCGAGCCCAAGTACCCCGGTCCTTGCAAGGGCTACTTCCCTCGTTACTACTACGACAACACCACGAAGACATGCAAACAGTTCATCTACGGTGGTTGCCAGGGCAACGGAAACAACTTTGGGACGCTCGAAGAGTGCAAGAACAGGTGTTGGG CATCCCTGAGCCAAGCGCAAATCGACATCATTGGCACATTTGATCCCCCGTTCTGGCCAT TCAAGCCGCCTCAAGTGTGCACCTATCCGAAAGATTCCGGGCCATGCTTGGCTTATATGCCGATGTGGTACTTCAACACCCTGACGAAAACTTGCGAGGAGTTCGTCTACGGAGGATGCGGTGGAAACGAGAACAAGTTCCGCACATTCGCCGACTGCGACAACAAGTGCAAGAAGTTCCTGGGCGTCATCCCTCGCGCCTGA